DNA sequence from the Candidatus Zixiibacteriota bacterium genome:
GGCAGCGTCCAGACCACTGACCGATTGTTCTGCTTGAAGTACCTAGTCACAACCCGCTGAATATCCTGCGGCCCCACCCGCGCCAGCAGGTCGGACACCTTGTTGATCAAATCCGGGTCTCCGTAATAGACAGCGTAATGGCCGAGGGAGAGGGCGCGGGAACGGCTGCTGTAGAGGGACTCGGCCTGCTGCCGACGCTGGCGGAGGCGAACCTTCTCCAGCTCCCACTCCTCCACCGGCTCGCGGGCCAGCCGCTCCAGCTCCTCGTAAACGATCCGCTCGACCGCCTCCGGGTCCCTCCCGGGACGCAACGCCAGCGAGATCCAGAAGAGAGAGGTTCCGCGCTTTTCCTCCGGTCCGCTCGAAACCCGGACCGCCACCTCCAGCTCCTTGACGAGCTTTCGGTAGAGTCGCGAGGAGAGATCGCCGGCGAGAACCTCTCCAAGCACTCGCAAGGCGTACCAGTCGGCCGTATTCCCGGGAACCGTGCGGTAAACAATGTCGACGCGCGGCGTCCGCGCGAAATCGTCCACGATCGTCCGGCGCCGCTCCGCGGCCTGCTCGGCCTCGATCGCCGGCGGCGGTGGCGGCCGCGGGTGCGGCGGGATCGCGCCGAAGTACCTGCGGATCAGCTCGAGCGCGGTCGCACGCTCGAAATCGCCGACCAGCACCAGGACCGCGTTGTTCGGGGCGTAATAGCTCCGGTAGAAATTCCGCGCCTCCTCCAGAGTCGCCGCGCTCAGGTCGGCCATCGAGCCGATCGTCGAGTGTTTGTAGGCGAAGCCGTCGTAGGCCAGCTCGTGCACCGCCTCCACGGTTCTGCCGTACGGCCGGTTGTCGTAGCTCAGGCGCCGCTCTTCCTGGACGGCGTGCCGCTGATTGTCGAAATTGGCCTGCGTGACCTCGAGCGCCCGCATGCGGTCGGCCTCCAGAAAGATTCCCAGCTCGAGCTGGTTCGACGGCAGCGTCTCGAAATAGTTGGTGCGCTCGGCGTTGGTGGTGCCGTTGGCGCTGCCGCCGCTGTTCTGCACCAGGAGAAAGTGCTCGCCCTTGCCCACGTTCGCCGATCCCTGGAACATCATGTGCTCGAACAGATGGGCAAATCCGGTGCGGCCTGGACGCTCGTCGCGCGATCCGACGTCGTAGACGACGCAGAGGGTGTAAACCGGCGCCGTGCGGTCTTCGGAGAGAATGACCCGCAGTCCGTTCTCGAGCGTGAACGTCTCGAACGGCACACGCAGCGCCGCACGCGGGGCGGCGCGCTCTAGCCCTCCCGGAACCTCCAGAGCCGCGCAGGCGGAAAGCAGCGCCGCCAGAAGCACGGCGGCAACGGTTTGGCGCATCGATGCTTCCTTTCGGCGGGGGGCGTGTCGCCCGCCGCCGCCCACCAGTTTACGCGAACCCCTTGCACGCTCAAGACGGGTTGCGTATAGGATACCCGAGACGGCCGCCCGAGTCGTTCTCATCGATACAGGAGGAACCCGACGATGAGCCAGCGAAACGCCACCCGAATTATCGACGGCGACGGTCACGTGATCGAGGACAACGCGGCGATCGCGGCGCGAATGTCCTCCCCTTATCGCGAGATCGCGCTGCGCAAGGGGGTGATCTTCCCGCCGCTGGATCATCTCCACACCGGCCGCGCCGTCGAGACCCCGCCGCAGCGCGACCAGCGCCCGCCGGTCGGACCGCAGGGATGGCTGGATTTTCTCGACGACGTCGGCATCGACTGGACGGTGCTCTATCCGACCGTGGCCCTCGCGTACGGCAAGATCGTGAGCCTCGACTACGCCGTCGAGGCCGCGCGCGCCTACAACGACTGGCTTTACGACACCTATTTGAGGTTCAGTCCGCGCTTCAAGGGAATGGCCCTGATCCCGATGCAGGACCCGGAAGAGGCCGCCAAGGAGCTCCGCCGCGCCGTGACCCGCTTGGGCATGCTCGGCGCCATGATGCCGTCCAACGGGTTGCCGCAGCCGCTCGGAGCGAAAGTCTACTGGCCCGTCTACGCGGAAGCGGACCGCCTGGGCTGCTGTCTGGCGGTCCATGGCGGGGTGCACGACCGCTTCGGCATGGATCACATGAACATGTACGTTCCGGTCCACGCTCTCGGCCATCCGTGGGGTCTCGCCGTGAGCTGCGCGAGCATCCTGTACAACGGCATCTTCGACCGTTTCCCGCGGGTCCGCATCGCGTTCCTCGAAGGCGGCGTCGCCTGGCTGCTTCTCCTGCTCGAGCGCCTGCATGCGTCTCACGAGACGCACTTCCAGTACATTCCGCCCGGCGAATTCGGGATCCGCGAGGCCGAAGAGCCGAGCGACTATCTCAAGAAACAAATCGCCGACGATCGCTTTTTCCTGGGCGTCGAGACCGAGGAGCTGACGATGCCGTTCGCCGTCCGGGTGGTGGGAAACAAGCCCTTCCTTTACTCGAGCGACTTTCCGCACGAGGTCACCAACGAAAGCTGCAAGCACGATATCGGGCACCTGCTGGAGAGCGAAGCGATCAGCGCCGAAGACAAGGCGGCGATGCTCCATGGCAACGCCGAACGGTTTTACCGGCCGTCGCTCTGATTCCGGCCGCGCGCCTGCCGGGGAGGAAAATTCACATGAGAGACTGCCGCGCCGCGGTGATCACCGCGCACAATGAACCGCTCGAAATCCGGCGGGTCCCCATCCCCGAGCTGGAACCCGGCGCCATGCTGGTGCGGATCGAGGTTTCGACCCTGTGCGGCACGGACGTGCACCGCTGGCACGGCCCGCTCGGCGACGGCGACACCTTGCCGATCATCACGGGACACGAGCCCTGCGGCGTCGTCGAGGAGATCCGCGGCGAGCGCACCGATATCCTCGGCAATCCGGTCCGGCCCGGCGACCGGATCGTCTGGAGCTACGTCGCCTGCGGCTCGTGCTACTACTGCAGCGTCGCGCTGCAACCGTGCATCTGTCCGGGACGCGCGTCGTGGGGCCACAACCGCGCCGATCGCTTCCCCTACCTCCTCGGGAGCTGCGCCGAGTACATGTACGTGCCGCCACCGTGCCTGATCATCAAGGTTCCCGAGGAGGTCTCTTCCGAGTCGGCCGCCGCCTCGGCCTGCGCCTATCGCACGGTGATGCACGGCTTCGATCGCCTGGGAGCGGTCAAGAGCCACGAAACCGTGCTCATCCAGGGCAGCGGCCCGCTGGGGAACTTCGCCGCTGCGGTGGCCCGGGAGCACGGAGCGAAGAAGGTCCTGGTGATCGGCGCTCCCGCCCCCCGCCTGCAGGTCGCACGCAAGATGGGCGCCGACGCAGTCCTCGATCTCGGGGAGGTGACCGAAGAAGCAGAGCGCCGGCGCTGGGTGCAAGACCACACCGAGGGGCGCGGGGCGGACATCGTCATCCAGGTCGCCAACAGCGCCGCCGTTCCCGAGGGGCTGGCCATGCTTCGGCCCGGCGGTCGCTACGTCCACATCGGAGTGGGCGGCAGGGCCGCGATCCCGGTTGAACGCCTGCCCCAGGAGATGACGCTTTACACGATCCGTTCCGCGGAGCCGCGTCACTGGCTCCAGGCGATCGATTTCCTGGCGTCGCGTCGGGGAACTTTCCCCTTCGAAGAGATGATCAGCGCTACGTATTCTCTGGACCAGATCAACGAAGCGATGCAGGCAATGGCGAGCTACCGGGTCGTCAAGGCGGCCATCCGGCTTCGCTAGGCGGGAGCCCTCGGAGGCTCAACCGAGCAAAATGGTCTTGACCACTCCCATCGCCGCGACCAGGAACATGCCCGTCAACAAGGCCGCTCCGAGCCCGTCGAAAAGCTGAAGGGCGGTCGCCGCCATCAAGCAGCAAAGAACGACGGTTTCGGCGAACCTGACCCAGAAACGTATCCCCGTGACCGGCGGGCGGCGGGGGCCGAAGAAAAGCTCCAGATCCCCTTCGGTGAAAACGGGGCGGCCCTGCAGGCGGCGCCGCGTCCTGATGAACGCCACGGTCATCAACGCGATGAACCCGAGATTGATCGTTTCCCAGATGAGATAACCCGCTTTCGCCAGAACTTGCATGAGAAATCGCCCTCCGGAGTAGAACCTCGCTCGCTTTTCTCGCGCCGCATGCGCCGCAACGGATGAATGCTCCTCTCTAAACACCGTTCAGCCCAAGATGCAAGGCCCTGCCCGGCCAGATTTGTTTAGCCCGCCTGAGGTACCGCTCGCCGTGCTGCTCCTCAGGGGGGATGCTCCTGTTTCAAGCCTGCACCGGAACCTGAGGATCGGCACGTGCCCGACGTTCGGTCGGGAAGCCGTCCTTCTACCCGACGACCGCCGCGGTTTCGCGCCGGGCGCTCAGATCTCGAAGCGACTCTTGGTCAGAAACTGGCGCTCGAACAGCTGGCGGACCTCCGCCAGCGTCGTTGCCTGGTCGGGCCGTTTGTCCTCGCGAACCCTCACGATCCGCGCAAAGCGGAGCGCGAACCCGGAGCTGTACTGCGGGCTCCGCTGGATCTCGTTGAAAGCCACTTCCACCACCACTTCGGGCTTGACCGTAACCGTGTAGCCGTCATCCGCGACCCGAAGTTGTTCCAGCCGCGCCGTCATCGTTTTGAACTCCGCGTCGGTAAGCCCCTTGAACGTCTTGCCCACCGGCGCGAAGCCGCCCGCGTCGTCCACGACCGCAAGGTGATAGTTGGAGAGCCAGCCGCGGCGTCTTCCGCTCCCGCGATCCGCGGCGAGAATGACGCAGTCGACGGTCACCGCCGGCTTGAGCTTGAACCACCGCTTTCCCCGGCTCCCCGGCGCGTACGGGCTTTCCAGCTGCTTCGCCATGACCCCCTCGTGGCCGGCATCCAGCGCCCGTTGCAGGAACGCCCGCCCGGAATCGATGTCCGACACGATTTGCCGCTCGGCGAGGTAGCGTTCATCCGTCGCCTGCCGCAACCGTTCCCAGCGCTCGGCGTAGGGACGGTCGATCAACGGCTCGCCGTCGAGCAAAAGACAATCGAACGCGTACAGCCCCAGCGGCACCTCTGCGGCGCTCCGCTCGATCCCGTGAACGCGGCGAAACCGGCGCATCAGCTCCTGGAAGGCGAGCGGCCTGCCGTTCCGCCCCAGAGCCACGACCTCGGCGTCGAGAATGCACGAGCCGGCGCGCATGGCGCCGGCGACCTCGACGATGTCGGGAAGGCTTTGCGTCACCTCGGTCAAGCGGCGGCTCCATATCCGGACCCTCGGTCCCTCTTTGTGGATCTGGATGCGGGCCCCGTCGTACTTGTATTCGAGCGCCGTTCTCCCTCCGTGCGCCTCGAGGATCTCGACAAAATCCTCCGCCGTCTCCGAAAGCATCGGCAGCAGCGGCACGAAAAGCTTGATCCCGACACGCTCCAGCCCCGCGACACCTTCCGTCGCCGCGATGCGGGCGACCTCGGAAAGGTCGGACAGGAACAGTCCGGCGCGTCGAATCAGGGAGAGCGGCGCCCCAAACGCGGCGGCGATCGCTTCCTGCACCAGGCCGTCGTGCAGCCCGATGCGCATCTCACCCTGCAGAATTCTCTTCAAGAACTCCCGCTCGGGCAGCGTCGCTTTTGCGAAAAGCTCGCGGAGCGCTTCCGCTTTGGCGAGGCGCGACCCTTTTCCGCTGCGGGATGCGATCTTCCCGAATCCCTCCGCCACGTCCAGCATCGACAGGGTGGCGACCGCGGCCGGCGCGGCTTCCTCCGCCGCGCGCACGGCGGCCCACCCCACCTCGAGGACCCGCGGATCGGAAGCCGGAAACGGCCGCGCGGTCAAAAACGCGATCGCCCACGGAACTTCCGAAACGGAAAGCCGGCGCAAGAAATCCCCGCACCAGGCGACCTTGTCCAGCCGGCTTCGCGTCGCTTCGAGCCTGGCGCAGAGAGCACAGAACTCGGCGAATGTCACGTCATCCATCCTAATAGCTTCTCGGCAAGCAGTTCGCGACCCGGGCCCCGGCTCCGCGGTCCCGCCTGAAGATGTCACGGCCAGCGATGCGCACACGAACGGCGCCCGTTGGTTGAGCTGTGCCCGACCGGTTGCTCCAGGCCATCGCGATGCGGAGATCCCCCAGCCGTGGAATGAAATTTGCTCGTAGCGTTATCGGGCTCCACGAACGGCCGCAAGCGAAGGCAAACGGCGACTCACAAACCCAAGGAGGGGCGAACCATGTTTGTCGAAAATTACCACCTCGAAAAAA
Encoded proteins:
- a CDS encoding pitrilysin family protein, translated to MRQTVAAVLLAALLSACAALEVPGGLERAAPRAALRVPFETFTLENGLRVILSEDRTAPVYTLCVVYDVGSRDERPGRTGFAHLFEHMMFQGSANVGKGEHFLLVQNSGGSANGTTNAERTNYFETLPSNQLELGIFLEADRMRALEVTQANFDNQRHAVQEERRLSYDNRPYGRTVEAVHELAYDGFAYKHSTIGSMADLSAATLEEARNFYRSYYAPNNAVLVLVGDFERATALELIRRYFGAIPPHPRPPPPPAIEAEQAAERRRTIVDDFARTPRVDIVYRTVPGNTADWYALRVLGEVLAGDLSSRLYRKLVKELEVAVRVSSGPEEKRGTSLFWISLALRPGRDPEAVERIVYEELERLAREPVEEWELEKVRLRQRRQQAESLYSSRSRALSLGHYAVYYGDPDLINKVSDLLARVGPQDIQRVVTRYFKQNNRSVVWTLPKGGPAASSGG
- a CDS encoding amidohydrolase family protein, giving the protein MSQRNATRIIDGDGHVIEDNAAIAARMSSPYREIALRKGVIFPPLDHLHTGRAVETPPQRDQRPPVGPQGWLDFLDDVGIDWTVLYPTVALAYGKIVSLDYAVEAARAYNDWLYDTYLRFSPRFKGMALIPMQDPEEAAKELRRAVTRLGMLGAMMPSNGLPQPLGAKVYWPVYAEADRLGCCLAVHGGVHDRFGMDHMNMYVPVHALGHPWGLAVSCASILYNGIFDRFPRVRIAFLEGGVAWLLLLLERLHASHETHFQYIPPGEFGIREAEEPSDYLKKQIADDRFFLGVETEELTMPFAVRVVGNKPFLYSSDFPHEVTNESCKHDIGHLLESEAISAEDKAAMLHGNAERFYRPSL
- a CDS encoding ATP-dependent DNA ligase, which encodes MDDVTFAEFCALCARLEATRSRLDKVAWCGDFLRRLSVSEVPWAIAFLTARPFPASDPRVLEVGWAAVRAAEEAAPAAVATLSMLDVAEGFGKIASRSGKGSRLAKAEALRELFAKATLPEREFLKRILQGEMRIGLHDGLVQEAIAAAFGAPLSLIRRAGLFLSDLSEVARIAATEGVAGLERVGIKLFVPLLPMLSETAEDFVEILEAHGGRTALEYKYDGARIQIHKEGPRVRIWSRRLTEVTQSLPDIVEVAGAMRAGSCILDAEVVALGRNGRPLAFQELMRRFRRVHGIERSAAEVPLGLYAFDCLLLDGEPLIDRPYAERWERLRQATDERYLAERQIVSDIDSGRAFLQRALDAGHEGVMAKQLESPYAPGSRGKRWFKLKPAVTVDCVILAADRGSGRRRGWLSNYHLAVVDDAGGFAPVGKTFKGLTDAEFKTMTARLEQLRVADDGYTVTVKPEVVVEVAFNEIQRSPQYSSGFALRFARIVRVREDKRPDQATTLAEVRQLFERQFLTKSRFEI
- a CDS encoding zinc-binding dehydrogenase, which codes for MRDCRAAVITAHNEPLEIRRVPIPELEPGAMLVRIEVSTLCGTDVHRWHGPLGDGDTLPIITGHEPCGVVEEIRGERTDILGNPVRPGDRIVWSYVACGSCYYCSVALQPCICPGRASWGHNRADRFPYLLGSCAEYMYVPPPCLIIKVPEEVSSESAAASACAYRTVMHGFDRLGAVKSHETVLIQGSGPLGNFAAAVAREHGAKKVLVIGAPAPRLQVARKMGADAVLDLGEVTEEAERRRWVQDHTEGRGADIVIQVANSAAVPEGLAMLRPGGRYVHIGVGGRAAIPVERLPQEMTLYTIRSAEPRHWLQAIDFLASRRGTFPFEEMISATYSLDQINEAMQAMASYRVVKAAIRLR